Below is a genomic region from Miscanthus floridulus cultivar M001 chromosome 1, ASM1932011v1, whole genome shotgun sequence.
GCAGCTTCAACTCTATGAACTCGGATAAGCTACGGGAGAGACCTGGAGCTGCCACATCAACAAAAGGTTTGTTTTCACCAAACAATGTAATGTGATATAATTAGGCCGTTGCTAACCCATCTGTTACGGTACTTCCAGCATCAAGGTCGTTCTTCTCCCTCTCAAACTTCCGGAGCAGCAGATCAAACGAGTCGAAGCTTCGATAGTGTATGCCTTTTTTGTCCAGCAGATACATGGATAGTTCATCTCTGCTCCACCCAGGACGTCTAGATGTAAAAATGGTTTGAGATTTGATTGTTCGGACGGAGCCAGCTTGCTGTGTTTGGCTCTAGTCGCCTGACGTTTGGTATAGCTTCTGCCTATGAGATGCCATATACTTTGCTTCTGCCTTTCTGTACATTTCAATATTTTACTGCGGTGGATGCCAGCTGATTGAGATGATCGATATCTTTGAATGGCTCGCAAGAGATTTGCTTGAACCAAAATCGTTTTGCTGTCTTGTCATGAGCAACATTGTTGGGAATGACGTAAATATGTTCATATTGGGACCTGCGAGCTATGACACACTACGACGCGGCGAAACTAGTTCTACTATAACCTTTCAAAATTACTCCCATGCAGCCACATGTTGAACAGCTACTTGTCAGTTTCTCACCTGGTTGCTATGTGAGCAGACGCTCGCGATTTATAGCGATCCAAAGGCTTGACGAACTGTTGACATACAAATCAGTTAACATACTGATATTTGAGTACAATTACACCACACATGCCAGACAACCGTAGTAGGGGAATTGGTTCAAATGATGACAGCCACAACCAGCAAAGCGGAAACCAAATTTATCCCTGAGTAGACTCACGCAAAGCAGTGGCAGATGAGTTATTGAGACTGGAAGTAGCAAAGGCCTAGGCATCACTTGTCGACGACTTCGATCAGTGTTGGTTCATAATGATCAGGGGCCTCAAACCCATGAAGGTTCATGACTGTCGCTGCAACATTAGCGAGGCCGGCGTTTGCGAGGTCTGTACGGAACCGGACACCAGGTGCAAGTCCAGGACCTCCTATTGCGATTGGAACCTGAAGACGGATAGTTTCAGACTTCTCTGATCAAGAGCGCACCGAGAGGCCAGCATACATGGATTAACACCAAGCATATCTCGACTGAACTTACCGGATTCAGCGTGTGCGAAGTAAGGGTCTGGACCCTCCCGTCCTTGTCCCGGAGTGGTTTTCCAGACTTGTCTCTTTTCGCCATGTCCTCGGCGTTGCCATGGTCGGCAGTCAGTACAAAAATGCCACCCACTTGTTCAACGGCATCGATGATGATCTGGAAGATATAAACCGGCAGTTATCTAAACAGCGGAAACTGGAACATGTGTGTGCTATGCATGGTGACCTATCAAAGTATCAATCAATTGGTAGGAAATCTCAGGAAGATAAGAGAGGTGATTGCACACATGACGCACTCATGCACATGTACCTTAACAGCCTCATCAGCTGCCTTGCATCCAACAACAGTTGCCTCAATGTCTCCTGTATGGCCAACCATATCTCCATTTGCAATGTTGACCCGTACCTACAAAATGCCCCTATCAGTCCCCACCTTATCTGTGCATTACTTTTTTGTTCTAAGACAGTAATTCAAGATGATTTAAATTCATTAACTACCTGATCAAAATTTCGGCTCAGGATGGCATCCCTTGCTTTGTGTGCAATTTCCAAGGCCTTCATCTTGGGCTGAACATTGAAGGGGATGCCGATGTCGCTGGGAATTTCTTCATATTTTTCCAAGTCTTGGTTGAAGTATCCAGACCGATTTCCGTTCCAGAAAAAAGTGACATGACCAAACTTGACTGTCTCACTGAAGTTCATATGAGAAGACACGAACAATATATGGTCAAGTAATGTACTATCATTCAGGTTCACAGCAATGACTTGTCACAACATAGATAAAGCACAATAGTAATTCACCTGCAAGCATAGGTGCGAATGCCGTTGCGCGCCAAGTATTCACCGGAGGTCCTCTCTATCTCTGGGGGAGCAACGAGATAATGGCTTGGAAGCTTGAGCTCGCCATCGTACTGAAGCATGCCGGCATAGCGTATCTTGGGGAACCTGACACGATCAAACTTGTCGAAGTCCTCGTACTCCAGCGCCTTTGCAAGCATCACCATCCGGTCAGCTCTGAAATTGAACGTCACCACAGCGTCTCCGTCCTGTACCGGGCCGACCGGGTTTCCGCTCTCATCGACTATGACGAAGGGAGGTAAGTACTGGTCGTTGGCCTTTGGATCCTCCCTGAGCTTCTTCACGGCCTCGAGCGCGTTCTTGAACTTGTGTGGGGCTTCACCGAGGACGTGCGCATCCCAACCTCGCTTCACAACCTGCCAGTCATTCTGCAAAAGACGACCGGTACCTGTGGTATTACTACAAAATATGCAGAGTAGTTGGGCCACATTCTTTTGTTAAAACTGATTGCTGGTGAATTTGCAGCAGAGGTTTTCATATTCTGCAGATTGTTTCCTCTACTAGGCTCAAGCCTGTCATGATTATGAAATATAAGTCTCACAATTTGGATACAAGATTTAGCAACTGACCAAGCGTTCTTCTCTATGCTCAGAGACGCAGCTATAGTACTGTACCTCATAACGATCCATCGTGACATACATCCTGCCACCGCCAGACGCTATTCTCGCATCAACGCCCTTGTCCCGAAGCCTAGCAAGGTCGTCCTCGAGCATTTCCACGAACCTGACGCTGCTGCCATCCAGCACGTCACGCCCATCCGTGAGGACGTGAACCCGTATCCTCTTCGCGCCGCGGTCGCTTGCCCCTTTGAGCAGCAACTGCACGAGACAAattaaaaagggaaacaaaaaaaaacatgcgCCACACACAGTAACGGTCGATCAGCTGTGACGACCGATTTGGCGACGTCAGAAATTTGTTCGGAGAAAGAGTGGTGGCATCAACCTGCAGCTGATCAAACCTCGAGTGCACGCCTCCGTCGCTGAGCAGGCCGATGAGGTGCAGAGTGCCGTCCTGGAAGGACTGCTGGACGTACTTGAAACCTTCACCCTCGTATATCTTCCCGGAGTCCAGCGCCAGATCCACCAGTTTCGCGCTGCACGTCGTGACGGAGTGATCATTGGTAATTTATTTACTAGTAATACTAATTTATCATGCGTAATTTTGCTTCAGTTTGGCTTTCAGATGGCGTCGGCGTCCGCCGGGTGTTTTAGCCTAACAAAAGAGCAGAGTGGTAACTAGTCGAAGTCACAGTGTATAATTACCCCTGCGCGTATATCTGTCCTGCTCCGAGCGCATTGTGGCCGACCTCGCTGTTCCCCATGTCGTCATCCGTGGGCAGCCCCACCGCTGTCCCGTGCGCCTTGATGACCCTCCAGCTCTCCGGAGCTGCCTGTCGCGCATAGTACATGTGACTGAGCAGAGTTCAGTGAACGGCAGCGATCAGCCGATCACACATGGCCCTGCTGTGGGTGGACTGCGTACGCGTACCTTCTTGAGGGCGTCGAGCGTGGGCGTGTCGGCGATGTGGATGCAGTTGAAGGGGTCGGGCGCCGCCTCGCCCCAGCCGTCCAGCACCACCACGGCCACCGTCTTGCCCTTGGGCAGCCGCGGGTGCGCCGCCAGCTCCCACGGCTTCCCCTCCGCGGTCGGCCTCGTCGCCATGCGGTGATCGGCTGGCCCTCCAGAAGAACTAAAAGGTGGTGCGCGAGTTGTGCTGGGTTCTTCTGGCGTCTGCTTGCTTTGCTCGTGGGTTTTGGTGGTGGCCGTGACCCGGCTGGCCGGTTTCTTTGCACTGCACTGGAAGGCTCTCGGCGCGAATCGAAGTGGCTGGCAGCCCGGGAGGTGTACAGGTGTAACGAACGTCCTCTTAATTAATTTTCTCGTGAGGAACCCAACTCTCCCTCCTTTTGGAGCAGCAACAGCAACGTGACAATGCGACACTCGGCTTCGGGACCCTGCGATGTCCACCTACCCTGCGCGATTTCAAATTCTCTATTTCCACGATGCGACGTGGGGTCGCGTGGTCATGGGCTCGTCCCGGGCTTGTGCTGCAAACTAACTGCGCGACTAGTTGCTCAAGGTCAAGCAAGGTCCAGCCGTTTCGAGGAGCAGACGAACGGGCTGCGAGGTTTGCACGAGGCCTAGAAGAAAAAGGAAACGGCGGCAAATCGGCACCTGAAGCCCGGATCGCACGATGTGGCGACGCTGGTGCGCGGAGCCCGTCGAGCAGATGTACAGGCGAGACCACGCGCATAACCAAACACGCCCTGTACTACTCCACTCATGCCAGCGCCGGTACAGGTACTAGTACTAGCCTGTttgggctgtgtttagttccgggcgtttgtttttatttgataaatagtgtttaaatatggattaattaggctcaaaacgttcgtcttgtaATTTtccatcaaactgtgcaattagttttttttcgtctacatttaatactccatgcatggaccGCAAAcgttcgatgtgacagatactatagcactttttagaatattgggtggaactaaacaaggccaagcCTGCATCGCATCTGGCATCTAGGCTGCCGCTGGCAGGCTCTAGAGGTGCAGGCCACTAGTGTTTGGTTGCCTTGCTCTGCAGAACCAGGATCCTGAGAGCAGCTGTTTGGTTGCCCATTCTCCGCGCTCACCGTCTCTCGGTCGAGCCACGATGCATCCGCGCTCGCGCCCGCTGGAGCCAGGCTCCCAAGAAACGAAAACCAAACTCGTTTCCTGCGAACCAGGCTCGGCGGCGCTGTTTGCATGCCGCTGGCCAGGCTGCGGCGCTCTGTACAGCCAACCAAACGCAGCACCTCTGCACCCCGTGAGCCAGGGCCAGCGAAAAGCAGGTAACCTAACAGGCTAGTAGTGGAGCAACCGAGCAAATGCATTTGCGTCCGCTCGCTGGCGCGCAAGCAAGATTTCAGTGGTGTCCATGCAACTGCATCGCGTGACCCGTAAGCTGCTTTTCCGCCGCGTAGCTCTCACGATACAAATACATGGAGTGGCGGCGCACGTCGGGCGGCACATCACATGTCAGACGAGCGCAGCACAAAAGGTGGAATATTATGAATATGATGTCCAATCCGCATTTGCTCCCGAGCTGCTTTTGCTCTCGTAGTCGTTTTTGCCTTCCCCTGACTCCTGCCGTGGAGAAATGGAAGAAAGGAACAGAGGGTCCAGACTTCAGCGCCCTGTTCGTTTAGGctgatttggcttataagtcatgactgaaaggactgttgactgatttggtgtaaaaaaaattattcattagctgataagccatgacttataaacCAAATACAATCGAGCGAACAGGAGGCAGAGCCTGTTTATTGTAACGATCGCAAGGTGGCGCGCTTTGCGTGCATCGTCTTCCAGTTTCAGTAAGCCGCGCCTTGATTGCAAATTTTCTCTGAACATGCGAAACTTTACAAAAATTACACGAAGCCGCATGGCCAAATATGCGCAGAAAAAAAGAACGGACTTATTAGCCGGACGTTACCTGCACAGGAACGAACGAGCCAGAAGTGGTCCCACGCCACCCCGGACGTCGTCCGCACTGCCGGCTGCTACCCACCTATATGAAATACCCGATCTATTTTTAAAAACATCCAGATGGAATAGTTGCAAAATACAAAAAGAAgacatgaaacacttaaaacaaccGTCTGAAACACTTACGAAAACGCCCGAAAAACATTTGAaaatcattgcaaacatatggaacatccagatgaaaacttgcaaacatacgtatgaaacacttaaaacatatgctttcaacatgcatgtatatgcaacatctagatctacctTCGCAACATCTagacaagtttgactcgatttgcaGAAAATACGTGTAACTTTTGTATCTCAAagtaaatttattaaaaaaactagattGAAATATCTttataatgatactaattatataccataaatattaatatttttaatatatatttaattaaagttATTTCTCGTGAAGTGAAAATGACAGATATCTGGAGGTAGTACATTTCCGGCTGGCCGGCTCTAATCCGACTGCTCCGCTTTGAATTTGATTGCAATTTTAAACGAAGGAAGGGCCTTCAGCTTTCAATTGTTTGTCCCATATTTAAACCATCAGAGCAACTAAAAAAAGAGAGTTCGGGAGCGGCAACCACCGGTAATTAAGCAGCAAATGTTAACATGCCATCAGATtggtcctgttcgtttggctgaaatTTTGCTTGTGCTtttatgttgatttgttgtgagagtaaAAAACTGTTGGTTCGCTGAAAAATACTACTACACGGTGAAGAATAGGGCATAGTAGTGTACTATTCTGTCttcaaaaaaatgcaattctTGTTTTTCAAGAAGTTAAACAATTTAAACATTGACTGAATTTATATTAAAAAAGTACTAACATTCatacaaaataaatattattagattagttatagaatatatttttataataaatttatttaaagacataaatgttaatattatttactataaatttagttaaatttggaTTAATTTAATTGGCATGATTTTTATAATTATATTCTTGAGTGGACGGAGGAAGTCCGAACGAAGATGATGACCACAGCACAAGCTCTCAGTACTTTGACCCTCCTCTGTCGCTTGTCTTTGGACGCTACGCACGCCAGTCCTTGCAGTCGTGCGCCTCGGAAGCTGGGAAAGCCATTGCCGACTCCCGTGCTCTGCTCCATTTCGCATTATGGGGCCTCTGCCCCGCTGGCCGCTGCCAACGCCTGCAATG
It encodes:
- the LOC136545350 gene encoding 2,3-bisphosphoglycerate-independent phosphoglycerate mutase-like, which translates into the protein MATRPTAEGKPWELAAHPRLPKGKTVAVVVLDGWGEAAPDPFNCIHIADTPTLDALKKAAPESWRVIKAHGTAVGLPTDDDMGNSEVGHNALGAGQIYAQGAKLVDLALDSGKIYEGEGFKYVQQSFQDGTLHLIGLLSDGGVHSRFDQLQLLLKGASDRGAKRIRVHVLTDGRDVLDGSSVRFVEMLEDDLARLRDKGVDARIASGGGRMYVTMDRYENDWQVVKRGWDAHVLGEAPHKFKNALEAVKKLREDPKANDQYLPPFVIVDESGNPVGPVQDGDAVVTFNFRADRMVMLAKALEYEDFDKFDRVRFPKIRYAGMLQYDGELKLPSHYLVAPPEIERTSGEYLARNGIRTYACSETVKFGHVTFFWNGNRSGYFNQDLEKYEEIPSDIGIPFNVQPKMKALEIAHKARDAILSRNFDQVRVNIANGDMVGHTGDIEATVVGCKAADEAVKIIIDAVEQVGGIFVLTADHGNAEDMAKRDKSGKPLRDKDGRVQTLTSHTLNPVPIAIGGPGLAPGVRFRTDLANAGLANVAATVMNLHGFEAPDHYEPTLIEVVDK